A single window of Nocardioides kongjuensis DNA harbors:
- a CDS encoding NAD(P)-binding domain-containing protein: protein MNDLPVVVIGTGPQGLAAAAHLLERGLEPLVLESGDGPAAAVAEWGHVRLFSAWPELVDAAAVRLLEPTGWVAPATGYPTGAQWIEGYLAPLAATLGDRVRYDARVTGVSRKGRDRLVDADRAAQPFTVHVSDAAGHETRVEARAVIDASGTWRRPNPAGADGLPALGERACADLLTSQVPDSARPGRYAGRHTVVVGSGDSAFNAIHELVRIAGEHPGTRITWAIRRVVSEGTFGGGAADQLPERGALGQRARRAVESGAVELVTGFRTAEIRRDGARAVLVGEDGRELPAADTVVVLTGFRPDLSFLSEVRLDLDPTLEAPRRIAAEIDPNIHSCGSVQATGAADLAQPEPDLYLVGMKSYGRAPTFLALTGYEQVRSVVAAIAGDHEAAARVELVLPDTGVCGGAGVFDDPEAAGGGCCAPAPAATAGAELLEIGRAPVEA from the coding sequence ATGAACGACCTGCCCGTCGTGGTGATCGGCACCGGCCCCCAGGGCCTGGCCGCCGCGGCCCACCTGCTGGAGCGCGGACTGGAGCCGCTGGTGCTGGAGTCGGGCGACGGACCGGCGGCGGCGGTCGCCGAGTGGGGGCACGTACGCCTGTTCTCGGCGTGGCCGGAGCTGGTCGACGCCGCCGCGGTGCGGCTGCTCGAGCCCACCGGCTGGGTCGCTCCGGCCACCGGCTATCCCACCGGCGCCCAGTGGATCGAGGGCTACCTGGCCCCGCTCGCGGCGACGCTCGGCGACCGGGTGCGCTACGACGCCCGTGTGACCGGGGTGTCGCGCAAGGGTCGCGACCGCCTCGTCGACGCCGACCGGGCGGCCCAGCCGTTCACCGTGCACGTCAGCGACGCCGCAGGTCACGAGACCCGGGTCGAGGCCCGCGCCGTGATCGACGCGTCGGGCACCTGGCGACGACCGAACCCGGCCGGCGCGGACGGCCTGCCGGCCCTCGGCGAGCGGGCCTGCGCCGACCTGCTCACCTCCCAGGTGCCGGACAGTGCCCGCCCCGGGCGCTACGCCGGGCGCCACACCGTCGTCGTCGGCTCCGGCGACTCCGCCTTCAACGCGATCCACGAGCTGGTCCGGATCGCGGGCGAACACCCGGGGACCCGGATCACCTGGGCCATCCGGCGCGTCGTCAGCGAGGGCACCTTCGGGGGCGGCGCGGCCGACCAGCTCCCCGAGCGCGGCGCCCTCGGCCAGCGGGCGCGGCGCGCCGTCGAGTCCGGAGCCGTCGAGCTGGTGACCGGGTTCCGGACCGCGGAGATCCGCCGGGACGGCGCACGCGCCGTGCTGGTCGGCGAGGACGGCCGCGAGCTCCCGGCTGCGGACACGGTCGTCGTGCTCACCGGCTTCCGGCCCGACCTGTCGTTCCTGTCCGAGGTGCGCCTGGACCTCGACCCCACCCTCGAGGCGCCGCGTCGCATCGCGGCCGAGATCGACCCCAACATCCACTCCTGCGGCTCGGTGCAGGCGACCGGCGCCGCGGACCTGGCCCAGCCCGAGCCGGACCTCTACCTGGTCGGCATGAAGTCGTACGGCCGCGCGCCGACCTTCCTGGCCCTCACCGGCTACGAGCAGGTGCGCAGCGTCGTCGCGGCGATCGCCGGCGACCACGAGGCGGCGGCCCGCGTCGAGCTGGTGCTGCCCGACACCGGGGTGTGCGGCGGCGCCGGCGTCTTCGACGACCCGGAGGCGGCCGGCGGCGGCTGCTGCGCACCGGCGCCGGCAGCGACGGCGGGCGCGGAGCTGCTCGAGATCGGGCGGGCGCCGGTCGAGGCCTGA
- a CDS encoding ArsR/SmtB family transcription factor, translated as MPSSLPVIQPDDLAACCSPVTGGLVSDEAAETLARMFKALGDPTRVKLLSLIAAAPEGEACICDMTEPVGLSQPTVSHHMKLLVDAGLATREQRGRWAYYRVAPEALRSLAGALAPTGC; from the coding sequence ATGCCCTCCTCGTTGCCGGTGATCCAGCCCGACGACCTCGCGGCCTGCTGCTCGCCGGTCACCGGCGGACTGGTCAGCGACGAGGCCGCCGAGACGCTCGCCCGGATGTTCAAGGCACTCGGTGACCCCACCCGGGTCAAGCTGCTGTCGCTGATCGCCGCGGCGCCCGAGGGCGAGGCCTGCATCTGCGACATGACCGAGCCGGTCGGTCTCAGCCAGCCGACCGTGTCCCACCACATGAAGCTGCTGGTCGACGCGGGCCTGGCCACTCGCGAGCAGCGCGGCCGCTGGGCCTACTACCGCGTGGCGCCCGAGGCGCTGCGGTCGCTGGCGGGCGCGCTGGCTCCCACCGGCTGCTGA
- a CDS encoding OsmC family protein encodes MSAPTTYQVHATARPGGEAAVTAGSTTVAIDAAWDEPPSGSPGPAELLAGAFAACLLKNLARCRGLIGFDYEDAEVTVTARRQDAPPRFVEISYALRVRTAEPARRVDLAHQNLRKFGTVFNTLAAVCEVRGTVEAVPPVG; translated from the coding sequence GTGTCCGCACCCACCACCTACCAGGTCCACGCCACGGCCCGCCCCGGCGGCGAGGCTGCCGTGACGGCCGGCAGCACGACCGTCGCGATCGACGCCGCGTGGGACGAGCCGCCGTCGGGCTCGCCCGGCCCGGCCGAGCTGCTCGCCGGCGCCTTCGCGGCCTGCCTGCTGAAGAACCTGGCGCGGTGCCGCGGGCTGATCGGCTTCGACTACGAGGACGCCGAGGTCACGGTCACGGCCCGCCGCCAGGACGCACCGCCGCGGTTCGTGGAGATCTCCTACGCGCTGCGGGTGAGGACAGCCGAGCCCGCCCGCCGGGTCGACCTCGCACACCAGAACCTGCGCAAGTTCGGCACGGTCTTCAACACGCTCGCAGCGGTCTGCGAGGTCCGGGGCACCGTCGAGGCCGTCCCACCGGTCGGGTGA
- a CDS encoding TMEM165/GDT1 family protein — protein MYAFLLSTAVIFVAELGDKSQLMAMTFATRYRARDVLIGLTAATAVVHLVSVGIGYAIGDAFADYQGTIEVCAGIAFLGFALWTLRGDELTEEDERKAASATGRAVLVVAVFFFLAELGDKTMLATITLATQEGWFGTWLGSTVGMVAADALAIGLGAVLGRQLPEKVVTYGAAALFAIFGLVLIASGAGWI, from the coding sequence ATGTACGCCTTCCTGTTGAGCACCGCGGTCATCTTCGTGGCCGAGCTCGGCGACAAGAGCCAGCTGATGGCGATGACCTTCGCCACCCGCTACCGCGCCCGCGACGTGCTGATCGGCCTGACCGCGGCCACTGCCGTCGTGCACCTCGTGTCGGTGGGCATCGGCTACGCGATCGGCGACGCGTTCGCCGACTACCAGGGCACGATCGAGGTGTGCGCCGGCATCGCGTTCCTCGGCTTCGCGCTGTGGACGCTGCGGGGCGACGAGCTGACCGAGGAGGACGAGCGCAAGGCCGCGAGCGCCACCGGCCGCGCGGTCCTCGTCGTCGCGGTCTTCTTCTTCCTCGCCGAGCTCGGCGACAAGACCATGCTGGCGACGATCACCCTGGCCACCCAGGAGGGCTGGTTCGGCACCTGGCTCGGCTCGACGGTCGGCATGGTCGCCGCGGACGCGCTGGCGATCGGCCTCGGCGCGGTCCTCGGCCGGCAGCTGCCCGAGAAGGTCGTCACGTACGGCGCCGCCGCGCTCTTCGCGATCTTCGGCCTCGTGCTCATCGCCAGTGGGGCTGGTTGGATCTGA
- a CDS encoding aquaporin: MCVVTPTLSRRLVAELLGTAFLVATVIGSGIAASRLSPGDTGLQLLENSLATGAALVALIIAFQPVSASFNPVVTLVERAIGRIGTTEAVAFVVAQVVGGCLGAIAANVMFGLDAVAVSGHTRDGGGVLLGEAVATFGLVLVVFGALRSDRIETVAYAVGGYIAAAYWFTSSTSFANPAVTLARTLSDTFAGIAPSSVAAFVALQLVGGALAALAVRFLHPAAAEEAR; encoded by the coding sequence ATGTGCGTCGTGACCCCCACGCTCTCGCGCCGCCTGGTGGCCGAGCTCCTCGGCACCGCGTTCCTCGTCGCCACGGTGATCGGCTCCGGCATCGCCGCCAGCCGGCTCTCCCCCGGCGACACCGGCCTGCAGCTGCTCGAGAACAGCCTCGCCACCGGTGCCGCCCTGGTGGCGCTGATCATCGCGTTCCAGCCGGTGTCGGCCTCGTTCAACCCCGTCGTGACCCTCGTCGAGCGTGCCATCGGCCGGATCGGCACCACCGAGGCGGTGGCCTTCGTCGTCGCCCAGGTCGTCGGCGGCTGCCTCGGCGCGATCGCCGCCAACGTGATGTTCGGCCTCGACGCCGTCGCCGTGTCCGGGCACACCCGCGACGGCGGTGGGGTGCTGCTCGGCGAGGCGGTCGCGACCTTCGGGCTGGTGCTCGTGGTGTTCGGGGCGCTGCGCTCGGACCGCATCGAGACGGTCGCGTACGCCGTCGGCGGCTACATCGCCGCGGCGTACTGGTTCACCAGCTCGACCAGCTTCGCCAACCCGGCCGTGACCCTCGCACGGACCCTGTCCGACACCTTCGCCGGGATCGCGCCGTCCTCGGTCGCGGCGTTCGTCGCCCTCCAGCTGGTCGGCGGCGCGCTCGCCGCGCTCGCCGTCCGCTTCCTGCACCCCGCCGCGGCCGAGGAGGCCCGATGA
- a CDS encoding helix-turn-helix transcriptional regulator encodes MNEPRIRDLRTARGWSQERLAEASGVAVRTIQRLEAGNDASLETLSLVATALEVPVRDLFVSVDDDRLGIAVDGLDARIADERIARAGAERAHRGWRYLYVALGLAVTAAAIIAVGSPSSSGEAILVVPAYWVGGLFVLRFLERSVLGPRLDARFPLTARDASTRARS; translated from the coding sequence ATGAACGAACCCAGGATCCGGGACCTTCGCACGGCACGGGGGTGGAGCCAGGAACGCCTGGCCGAGGCGAGCGGCGTCGCCGTCCGCACCATCCAGCGACTCGAGGCAGGCAACGACGCCAGCCTGGAGACGCTGTCACTGGTGGCGACGGCGCTCGAGGTACCCGTGCGTGACCTGTTCGTGTCGGTGGACGACGACCGGCTCGGCATCGCCGTCGACGGCCTGGACGCGCGCATCGCGGACGAGCGGATCGCCCGGGCAGGAGCCGAGCGCGCCCATCGGGGCTGGCGCTACCTGTATGTCGCGCTCGGGCTCGCCGTCACCGCCGCGGCGATCATCGCGGTCGGCTCACCGTCCAGCTCGGGAGAGGCGATCCTGGTCGTGCCCGCCTACTGGGTCGGCGGGTTGTTCGTGCTGCGCTTCCTCGAGAGGTCGGTGCTCGGCCCGCGGCTCGACGCCCGGTTCCCGCTGACAGCGCGCGACGCGTCCACCCGGGCCCGGTCGTGA
- a CDS encoding helix-turn-helix domain-containing protein, producing the protein MKVEQTRSVERRAEVHAALADTTRLRVVDLLTVGDAASSELSSRLDVASNLLAHHLKVLERAGVVARHRSEGDGRRSYWRLASGLPPTGGPSLARPGRVVFVCTANTARSHLAAALWRAASPIPTTSAGTDPADRVAAGARSAARRHGLDLPDVRPRHLDDIGPAPRGDDLVVTVCDRAHEELGAASQVHWSVPDPVVAGTRAAFDLAYDELATRVRLLAPLVEQAC; encoded by the coding sequence ATGAAAGTTGAGCAAACTCGGTCCGTCGAGCGCCGGGCCGAGGTCCACGCGGCGCTCGCGGACACCACCCGGCTGCGGGTGGTCGACCTGCTGACGGTCGGTGACGCCGCGTCGTCCGAGCTCTCGTCCCGCCTGGACGTCGCGTCGAACCTGCTCGCGCACCACCTGAAGGTCCTCGAGCGCGCGGGGGTCGTCGCGCGCCACCGCTCGGAGGGCGACGGCCGGCGCAGCTACTGGCGCCTGGCGTCGGGCCTGCCGCCGACCGGCGGCCCCTCGCTCGCCCGGCCCGGGAGGGTGGTCTTCGTCTGCACGGCCAACACGGCGCGGTCCCACCTGGCGGCCGCCCTGTGGCGGGCGGCCAGCCCGATCCCCACCACCTCCGCCGGGACCGACCCGGCCGACCGGGTGGCCGCGGGGGCGCGGTCCGCCGCCCGCCGGCACGGGCTGGACCTGCCCGACGTACGACCGCGCCACCTCGACGACATCGGGCCGGCGCCGCGGGGCGACGACCTGGTCGTCACCGTCTGCGACCGCGCGCACGAGGAGCTGGGCGCGGCCTCCCAGGTGCACTGGTCCGTCCCCGACCCGGTCGTGGCCGGCACCCGGGCCGCCTTCGACCTGGCGTACGACGAGCTCGCGACCCGGGTCCGCCTGCTCGCCCCGCTGGTCGAGCAGGCCTGCTGA
- a CDS encoding arsenate reductase ArsC, protein MTPTVLFVCVHNAGRSQMAAGYLQHLAGDRIEVLSAGSQPADQVNRVAVAAMAEEGIDIAAEQPKVLTESAVREADVVITMGCGDECPFFPGKRYEDWVLDDPAGQGIDAVRPIRDEIRRRVEALVAELIP, encoded by the coding sequence ATGACCCCCACCGTCCTTTTCGTCTGCGTCCACAACGCCGGCCGCTCGCAGATGGCCGCGGGCTACCTGCAGCACCTCGCCGGCGACCGCATCGAGGTCCTCTCCGCCGGCTCGCAGCCCGCCGACCAGGTGAACCGGGTCGCGGTCGCGGCGATGGCCGAGGAGGGCATCGACATCGCGGCCGAGCAGCCGAAGGTGCTCACCGAGTCGGCCGTGCGCGAGGCCGACGTCGTGATCACGATGGGTTGCGGCGACGAGTGCCCGTTCTTCCCGGGCAAGCGCTACGAGGACTGGGTCCTCGACGACCCGGCCGGTCAGGGCATCGACGCCGTGCGGCCGATCCGCGACGAGATCCGGCGCCGGGTCGAGGCGCTGGTCGCCGAGCTGATTCCCTAG
- a CDS encoding alkaline phosphatase family protein — MGRRGWVVVVCSAALLLGACGGSDEKPASTPTDATSATVTPTPTPTPTPTPTPTPTPTPTPSAPADRVDRVDKILVLVVENHSFDQVRSGMPWTYDLATRYGHASDYHAMTHPSLPNYLAIAGGDTFGIADDRTPAAHPLTGPSVFGQAVASGRTARVYAEGMPSACSSADRDRYAVRHNPWTYFVDERADCSSYDVALTELDRDVAAGTLPAVGMAVPDLCNDAHDCGLAEADRWMRDVVGRVLAGPDWRSGRLAVVVTADEDDKRHDNLVLTAVLHPSLDHVVVGTRLDHYALSRALSEVAGAPPLRRAAAAPSLLAAFGLVAGDSAGGGTQP; from the coding sequence ATGGGGCGTCGGGGCTGGGTCGTGGTCGTGTGCAGCGCGGCGCTGCTGCTGGGAGCGTGCGGTGGCTCCGACGAGAAGCCGGCCTCCACGCCGACCGACGCCACCAGCGCGACCGTGACCCCCACGCCGACACCCACGCCCACGCCGACGCCCACGCCCACGCCGACACCCACGCCGACGCCGAGCGCCCCGGCCGACCGGGTCGACCGGGTCGACAAGATCCTGGTGCTCGTCGTGGAGAACCACTCGTTCGACCAGGTGCGCAGCGGGATGCCGTGGACCTACGACCTCGCGACCCGCTACGGCCACGCCAGCGACTACCACGCGATGACCCACCCCTCGCTGCCCAACTACCTGGCCATCGCGGGCGGCGACACGTTCGGCATCGCCGACGACCGGACGCCCGCCGCGCACCCGCTGACCGGGCCGAGCGTGTTCGGGCAGGCGGTCGCGTCGGGCCGGACGGCGCGGGTGTACGCCGAGGGGATGCCGTCGGCGTGCTCGAGCGCCGACCGCGACCGGTACGCCGTGCGGCACAACCCGTGGACCTACTTCGTCGACGAGCGGGCCGACTGCTCGTCGTACGACGTCGCGCTGACCGAGCTCGACCGGGACGTCGCCGCCGGCACACTGCCGGCCGTGGGGATGGCGGTCCCGGACCTGTGCAACGACGCCCACGACTGCGGGCTGGCCGAGGCCGACCGGTGGATGCGCGACGTGGTCGGCCGGGTGCTCGCCGGTCCGGACTGGAGGTCCGGGCGGCTGGCGGTCGTGGTCACCGCGGACGAGGACGACAAGCGCCACGACAACCTCGTCCTCACCGCGGTGCTGCACCCCTCGCTCGACCACGTCGTGGTCGGCACCCGGCTCGACCACTACGCCCTGTCCCGGGCGCTCTCGGAGGTCGCCGGTGCCCCGCCGCTGCGCAGGGCGGCCGCCGCGCCCTCCCTGCTCGCGGCCTTCGGCCTGGTCGCGGGCGATTCGGCCGGTGGCGGGACACAGCCCTAG